A region from the Lolium perenne isolate Kyuss_39 chromosome 4, Kyuss_2.0, whole genome shotgun sequence genome encodes:
- the LOC127349386 gene encoding PGR5-like protein 1A, chloroplastic has protein sequence MASEVALSPASRLPSLSSRPASSSRAPRGVRAPRFLPALTISTTHNRRRLLVPRPRATDQQGQVQQQQDGDDVVDGNVLQYCSIDKKQKKTIGEMEQEFLRALQSFYYDQKAIMSNEEFDNLKEELMWEGSSVVMLSADEQRLLEASMAYIAGNPIMSDAEFDELKLRLKQDGSDIVTEGPRCSLRSRKVYSDLTVDYLKMFLLNAPATVVALGLFFFIDELTGFEVNIFQFPEPFGFIFTWFAALPLILVTAQVVTKAIINDVLIVKGPCPNCGTENLSFFGTILSIASGGATNTVKCANCKTVMVYDSKTRLITLPDS, from the exons ATGGCCTCCGAAGTGGCGCTCTCGCCGGCGTCCCGCCTGCCGTCCCTCTCATCCAGGcccgcctcctcctcccgcgcTCCACGGGGCGTTCGTGCCCCGCGGTTTCTGCCGGCGCTCACCATCTCCACGACGCACAACCGCCGTCGGCTCCTCGTACCGCGGCCGCGCGCCACTGACCAGCAAG GCCAGGTCCAGCAGCAGCAGGATGGCGACGACGTGGTGGACGGCAACGTGCTCCAGTACTGCAGCATCgacaagaagcagaagaagaccATCGGCGAGATGGAGCAGGAGTTCCTCAGGGCCCTCCAGTCATTCTACTACGACCAGAAGGCCATCATGTCCAACGAGGAGTTCGACAACCTCAAGGAGGAGCTCATGTGGGAGGGGAGCAGCGTCGTCATGCTCA GCGCTGATGAGCAGAGGCTGCTGGAGGCTTCCATGGCTTACATCGCCGGCAACCCCATCATGTCCGATGCCGAGTTCGACGAGCTCAAGCTCAGACTAAAG CAAGACGGAAGCGACATCGTCACGGAGGGCCCCAGGTGCAGTCTACGGAGTCGAAAG GTTTACAGCGACCTTACTGTCGATTACTTGAAGATGTTCCTGCTAAATGCTCCAGCAACTGTTGTTGCTCTAGGACT GTTCTTTTTCATTGATGAGCTGACTGGTTTTGAGGTCAATATATTCCAG TTTCCAGAGCCTTTCGGCTTCATTTTCACATGGTTTGCTGCTTTGCCACTGATACTGGTCACGGCACAAGTGGTAACAAAGGCTATCATAAATGATGTTTTAATCGTGAAG GGACCGTGTCCGAATTGCGGTACTGAAAACCTTTCCTTCTTCGGGACGATACTGTCAATCGCTAGTGGCGGTGCAACAAACACTGTCAAGTGTGCAAA TTGCAAAACTGTTATGGTATACGACTCGAAAACTCGGCTGATCACACTTCCAGACTCATGA